The Fimbriimonadaceae bacterium nucleotide sequence TAGGCTGTCAGCGACCGCATCACGCGCTTGGGTAGCCTCAAAAACATGAACTGGGTGCAAATGGTTGGAGCGGCTTTCGGAGCTCTAAACGTCGTTTTGGGTATCGCTGGCGCAGCTAGCGGCAGCATGGTCTCACTGTACGCAGGTGGCGCCATTGGCGTACTCGCCATAGTAGGGGCGTTCGTAGCAAAAAACAGCACGATTCTGGGCTATGCCATCGTCGCCATTGCATGCATTGCAATCCTGGGCCGATTTGGGCGAAAGCTGATGTCCGAGCCCGCAGTCTATCCTGGGGGAATTCTAGTCGTGGCTGCACTCATCACCCTCGCATGCCTCATCTACGGGCTTGTTTCGATGCGCTCAAGCGCCTAAATCATTTGTCCGTCCGGTATTTCTCAATCAGTTCCAGCGCAACGTCTTTGCCCTTCCAGCCAAAGACCTCAACAGTTTTGTCTTCCAGCAGCTTGTAAATCTCGAAAAAGTGGTGAATCTCATTGAGTGTATGAGGATTCACCTCATCCATCGACTCACGATTTCCAAATCGCGGGTCCTTCGAGGCAACGGCGAGGATCTTCTCGTCCGACCCCTTCTCGTCGTACATTTCCAAGACGCCAATCGGCTTCGCCTCAACCACACAGCCCGGAAAAGTGGGATGCGAACACAGCACCAGCACATCGATGGCGTCCCCATCCAAATACTTTGTTGACGGCAAAAAGCCGTAATCCCACGGATAAAACAGCGGCGAAAAGAGCACCCGGTCGAGCCGGATCATGTCCAAAGCCGGATCGTATTCGTACTTGTTGGTGCTGTACCGCGGCACCTCAATAATCGCGTTGAATTCTTGGGGAGCGTTCTTTCCGAGAGGCAATGTGAGAAGACTCATTTACGGCTAGAGTACCGTGAGAGCCCAGCCACCCCCAGGGCTTCGGACAGGGGGATACCAAGTCAAGGCGTCAATGGGAAACGATGAACGATCATGGATGAGAGATGAATCAGGAGCGGAAATCAAAAAATAGTCGGAAACGAGGCGCACCAGAACTGCGCGCCTCGCCCCTCAGCTGGCTATGCTTATAATCCCCTATGACATCCCAGCTCCATACACCCCGCTCCCAGCTACTACCCACCTCCAATCCCCGGCGGCGTATGAAGCTGTAGCTTAAATTGACGTGTTCCCGTACTCGCTCGAAGCCAAAGACGGTGTCTGCCCGATTTCGTCGGCACGAAGTAATGGACCTGCACCTTGTCAAACTGCAACCACTGCGCCCGCAGAAACTGTCCGTCGTCGTCAAGGAGATCAACCCGGAGTTGAGTCCCTGGCTGATCAACGATGAACTCATAGCGCTTTCCTGCAACAAGGTCAACCGCATAAAGACCGAACTTGCCGCCTTCGAAGGTAAACGTTTCCGGCCGATCCAGCGTGTACTTTGTCGCCGTCACTTCGTCTCGACGCAGTTCAAAGTCCCCCGATCCACCATTGCCTTCACAAGAAAACCGAATGATAAAGGTCTTGGCCTCCGGAAAGTAGAGGTCATCGGCAGAAACAAGCGTTTCCCGGTTTACAATGCTGTTCTCCAGCTTGCCCGTTAGACTGAAAATGTCAATCTTCGTCAAAAAGTGGGCAGCCTTGGCAAAGACACGCATAAGTTCCGACTTGTTGGATTCAATGAGAAACAGCTTCGACTCGCCAATCTCCAGCGTATCTTTGATCGCCTTACCGTCCTCCCAGGTTGGCAAAGACTCGGTGTTGGAGATGGTGATCTTGCTCGACTTGGTCGACATCGAGCGCAGCACAAGCTGCGCGGTCCCTTCAGCTTGAAACACCCTAACCACATCGTTTGGATTCGAAACCTTCACCAGAAACCATAGAAGATCGCTATCAACGCCGTAAGAGTCATCTGCTGTTGAGATCTCCTCTTGTTTGCCCTTGGGGGCCGTGAAGGCCTGTCGAAACTTACCTCCGACGATGGTCGTCCGCA carries:
- a CDS encoding inorganic diphosphatase; the encoded protein is MSLLTLPLGKNAPQEFNAIIEVPRYSTNKYEYDPALDMIRLDRVLFSPLFYPWDYGFLPSTKYLDGDAIDVLVLCSHPTFPGCVVEAKPIGVLEMYDEKGSDEKILAVASKDPRFGNRESMDEVNPHTLNEIHHFFEIYKLLEDKTVEVFGWKGKDVALELIEKYRTDK